A region from the Cannabis sativa cultivar Pink pepper isolate KNU-18-1 chromosome 9, ASM2916894v1, whole genome shotgun sequence genome encodes:
- the LOC115723163 gene encoding uncharacterized protein LOC115723163 produces MFLRRGISSVLKGKPNLLSTTWSSFPKASSSSVLDKESELAHTNCSSNLHLSPLFPDCNPYFGGYDIELVDDSSWQLSSGLAQAWRTKEEPAVTTSSSPKGIGDLGVSNSPFNEADPDMDDIDNLRIRGSLFYKIDRDSKEFEEYSFDFHRRKKSSKKKDDPKESKRNKNDSKGLRDNPSSSKKNCDLEDNKRKQYGSEETVRDTQSPNLASNSEDFSSVMRNRYGNGFTALDQTDTTYNDKKKKLRNPTYNQLTGPYHEPFCLDIFISNASVRACIVHRATSKVVVVAHSISKDMKFDLASTRNSAACSAVGSVLAQRALADDIHDVVYTPRKGDKLEGKLGLVLQSIIDNGINVKVKIKQRNPRKLGPPIYNFRS; encoded by the coding sequence ATGTTCTTAAGGAGAGGAATCAGCTCTGTGTTGAAGGGGAAACCTAATTTGTTGTCAACCACTTGGAGTTCTTTCCCCAAAGCCTCATCCTCGTCTGTTTTGGATAAGGAAAGTGAATTAGCTCATACTAATTGTTCTAGTAATCTCCATCTTTCTCCCTTGTTCCCTGATTGCAACCCTTATTTTGGTGGTTATGACATTGAGCTCGTGGATGATTCCTCTTGGCAACTTTCATCGGGTTTGGCCCAAGCTTGGCGAACAAAGGAAGAACCTGCAGTCACAACAAGTTCATCACCGAAAGGGATTGGTGACTTGGGTGTTAGCAATTCACCATTTAATGAAGCTGACCCTGATATGGATGATATTGATAATTTGAGAATCCGTGGTAGCCTTTTTTACAAGATCGATCGTGATTCGAAAGAATTTGAAGAGTACAGTTTTGACTTCCATCGTAGGAAGAAATCGTCCAAGAAAAAAGATGATCCTAAGGAGAGCAAAAGGAACAAGAATGATTCAAAAGGACTAAGGGACAACCCATCTTCTTCCAAGAAAAATTGTGATTTAGAAGACAATAAGAGGAAGCAATATGGTTCAGAAGAAACAGTAAGGGACACCCAATCTCCAAATCTGGCCTCCAATTCTGAAGATTTTTCCAGTGTCATGAGAAACCGGTATGGTAATGGTTTTACTGCATTGGATCAAACGGACACTACTTACAAtgataagaagaagaagctgaGGAATCCCACTTATAATCAGCTTACAGGTCCTTACCATGAACCTTTCTGCTTGGACATTTTTATATCAAATGCTTCTGTTCGTGCCTGCATTGTTCATCGTGCCACTAGTAAGGTTGTGGTTGTGGCACATTCAATATCCAAGGATATGAAGTTTGATTTGGCTTCAACTAGAAATTCAGCAGCTTGCTCTGCTGTAGGGTCAGTTCTTGCTCAGAGAGCTTTGGCTGATGATATACATGATGTAGTTTATACACCAAGGAAAGGAGACAAGTTGGAAGGAAAGCTTGGACTTGTGCTTCAGTCAATCATTGATAATGGGATTAATGTAAAGGTGAAAATTAAGCAAAGGAACCCCAGGAAATTGGGTCCTCCCATCTATAACTTCAGAtcttaa
- the LOC115723165 gene encoding ferredoxin C 1, chloroplastic: MATLHFTPSPSLLPPRQRHPNKPITSGFELHLRRRLTPTSQRRSSLTVRSYKVVVEHDNQSTELEVDPDETILSKALDSGLSVPHDCKLGVCMTCPAKLLSGSVDQSEGMLSDDVVDRGYALLCAAYPTSDCHIRLIPEEELLSLQLATAND, translated from the coding sequence ATGGCCACCCTTCACTTCACTCCATCTCCTTCCCTTCTTCCGCCGAGACAAAGGCACCCCAACAAACCCATCACTTCCGGCTTTGAGCTGCATCTACGGCGGAGACTCACTCCAACCTCACAGCGTCGCTCATCCTTGACCGTACGATCCTACAAAGTGGTGGTCGAGCACGATAACCAGTCGACCGAGCTGGAGGTTGACCCGGACGAGACCATACTCTCCAAGGCCTTGGACTCGGGCCTTTCAGTGCCTCATGACTGCAAGCTCGGTGTGTGCATGACCTGCCCTGCTAAGCTCTTGAGCGGTTCGGTTGATCAGAGTGAAGGTATGCTGAGTGACGATGTGGTGGACCGCGGCTACGCATTGTTGTGCGCCGCTTATCCCACGTCGGATTGTCATATTAGGCTCATACCGGAGGAGGAGCTGCTTTCTCTTCAACTAGCTACTGCTAATGACTAA
- the LOC115724137 gene encoding preprotein translocase subunit SECE1, whose translation MTLAMSVRFPVTPSATATTTTTTTNAHPTSAVRSKPASFINLSLIKQRSTSINGTEKRSQFFLATKAVEETQGSSESANVGDQVGEVKPELSELGSEIKKAMEERKAAEKEEGFLDGVAEEIRKIEWPAFGKVLGTTGVVLGVIAGSSVVLLTLNFVLAELSDQLFAGKGVQDFFS comes from the coding sequence ATGACACTCGCTATGTCCGTACGGTTCCCGGTGACACCTTcagcaacagcaacaacaacaacaacaacgacCAATGCTCATCCAACCTCAGCCGTTCGATCAAAACCGGCATCTTTCATCAACCTTTCTCTGATTAAACAAAGATCAACGAGCATCAATGGCACCGAGAAACGAAGCCAGTTTTTTCTCGCCACAAAAGCCGTGGAAGAGACCCAAGGGAGCTCAGAATCCGCGAATGTGGGAGACCAAGTGGGAGAGGTAAAGCCGGAGTTGAGTGAATTGGGGTCGGAGATAAAGAAGGCTATGGAGGAGAGGAAGGCGGCGGAGAAAGAGGAGGGTTTCCTGGACGGAGTGGCTGAGGAGATTAGGAAAATAGAGTGGCCGGCGTTTGGTAAGGTGTTGGGGACGACTGGGGTTGTGTTGGGTGTGATAGCTGGGTCTAGTGTTGTTTTGCTCACTCTCAATTTCGTTTTGGCTGAGCTCTCCGACCAACTCTTCGCCGGTAAAGGTGTTCAGGATTTCTTCAGCTGA